A stretch of Pseudomonas sp. 7SR1 DNA encodes these proteins:
- a CDS encoding acetyl-CoA C-acetyltransferase, translated as MTEALIFDALRTPRGKGKADGALYSVKPVSLVSGLLNALQQRMDLDTGQVDDIVLGCVTPVGDQGADIAKTAAVVAGWDISVAGMQLNRFCASGLEAVNLAAMKVRSGFEDLVVAGGVESMSRVPMGSDGGAWALDPQSNLSGHFIPQGIGADLIATLEGFSREDVDRYALHSQHKAARARADGSFDRSLVTVRDQNGLALLDQDEFIRADSTLEGLGKLKPSFEAMGQMGFDATALRVYSHVERIDHVHTPGNSSGIVDGAALMLVGSEAKGRALGLQPRARIVATAITSTDPTIMLTGPAPATRKALAKAGLRVQDIDLFEVNEAFASVVLKFIKDMAIDPTKVNVNGGSIALGHPLGATGCAILGTLLDELEARRLRYGLATLCVGGGMGIATVIERL; from the coding sequence ATGACCGAGGCTTTGATTTTCGACGCGTTGCGCACGCCCCGTGGCAAGGGCAAGGCTGACGGTGCCTTGTACAGCGTCAAGCCGGTGAGTTTGGTGAGTGGGCTGCTCAATGCCCTGCAGCAGCGCATGGACCTGGATACCGGCCAGGTGGATGACATCGTGCTCGGGTGTGTGACACCGGTGGGCGACCAGGGCGCCGACATCGCCAAGACCGCCGCCGTGGTGGCAGGCTGGGATATCAGTGTCGCGGGCATGCAGCTCAACCGGTTCTGTGCCTCGGGCCTGGAAGCGGTGAACCTGGCGGCGATGAAAGTGCGCTCCGGGTTCGAAGACCTGGTGGTGGCCGGTGGCGTCGAATCCATGTCCCGGGTGCCCATGGGCAGCGACGGCGGGGCCTGGGCGCTGGATCCGCAGTCCAACCTGTCGGGGCATTTCATACCCCAGGGCATTGGCGCCGACCTGATTGCCACCCTGGAAGGTTTCAGCCGGGAGGATGTCGACCGCTATGCACTGCATTCCCAGCACAAGGCTGCGCGAGCCAGGGCGGACGGTTCGTTCGATCGATCCCTGGTGACGGTGCGGGACCAGAACGGCCTGGCGCTGCTGGATCAGGATGAATTCATTCGCGCCGACTCGACCCTTGAGGGTCTTGGCAAGCTCAAGCCGAGTTTCGAGGCCATGGGCCAGATGGGATTCGATGCCACCGCACTCAGGGTCTACAGCCATGTCGAGCGGATCGATCATGTGCATACGCCGGGCAACAGCTCCGGGATCGTCGATGGCGCGGCGCTGATGCTGGTCGGCTCCGAAGCCAAGGGGCGGGCCCTGGGCTTGCAACCCCGTGCACGGATCGTCGCCACGGCCATCACCAGCACCGACCCGACCATCATGCTCACCGGTCCCGCGCCAGCTACCCGCAAGGCCTTGGCCAAGGCCGGCTTGCGGGTGCAGGACATCGACCTTTTCGAGGTCAACGAAGCGTTTGCCTCGGTGGTGCTCAAATTCATCAAGGACATGGCCATCGATCCGACGAAGGTCAACGTCAACGGCGGTTCCATTGCCCTGGGCCATCCCTTGGGGGCGACGGGGTGCGCGATCCTCGGCACCTTGCTCGACGAACTGGAGGCGCGTCGCCTGCGTTATGGCCTGGCGACCCTGTGCGTCGGTGGTGGCATGGGCATCGCCACGGTGATCGAGCGTCTCTGA
- a CDS encoding 3-hydroxyacyl-CoA dehydrogenase NAD-binding domain-containing protein, translated as MTDAIRYETGPDRIVVLTLDMPGQSANTMNAVYREAMAACIARLSAEKDRIAGVVITSAKKTFFAGGDLNELVKVGKDQAKAFYDMILALKAQLRALETLGRPVVAAINGAALGGGWELCLACHHRVALDDPSVQIGLPEVTLGLLPGGGGVVRMVRLLGLEKALPYLLEGKRVTARQALQVGLIDELAGDRDELLAKARAWILANPNVLQPWDLKGYRIPGGTPSDPGMAQMLAIAPSILRNKTQGCLPAPEKILCAAVEGAQVSFDAAHLIETRYFTELTTGQVAKNLIGTFWFQLNEIKAGRSRPQGFAPFSTKKVGVLGAGMMGAGIAGVCAQANIEVVLKDIDLTAAEKGKARLAALLDSKVDRGQISAQQHEATLARIHATDRDADLAGCDLIIEAVFEDRALKARVSAAAQALAGHDAVIASNTSTLPITGLATAVPDPTKFIGLHFFSPVEKMPLVEIIKGAGTSDETLARSFDFVLQIHKTPIVVNDSRGFFTSRVFGTFAQEGIAMLGEGVSAPMIETEARKAGMPVGPLAVSDEVSLSLMSHIRAQTLQDLEAEGKAPIEHPAFAVIDWLLNECKRPGKAAGAGFYEYPASGPKHLWPGLKMHFEEAGRRISAQDIRDRLLFIQALETVRCVEEGVLNSTADANVGSIFGIGFAPWTGGALQFINQYGLKDFIARAQYLSEQYGERFAPPALLLEKAAKQELF; from the coding sequence ATGACCGATGCCATACGTTACGAAACAGGCCCCGACCGGATTGTCGTCCTGACCCTGGATATGCCGGGCCAGAGTGCCAACACCATGAATGCGGTGTACCGCGAGGCCATGGCCGCCTGCATCGCCCGACTGAGTGCTGAAAAGGACCGCATAGCCGGGGTGGTCATCACGTCCGCCAAGAAAACCTTCTTCGCTGGCGGCGATCTCAACGAACTGGTCAAGGTCGGCAAGGACCAGGCCAAGGCGTTCTACGACATGATCCTGGCTCTCAAGGCGCAACTGCGCGCCCTGGAAACGTTGGGCAGGCCGGTGGTGGCCGCTATCAACGGCGCGGCCCTGGGCGGTGGCTGGGAGCTCTGCCTGGCCTGTCATCACCGTGTGGCGCTGGACGATCCATCCGTGCAGATCGGTCTGCCGGAGGTCACCCTCGGCCTGCTGCCGGGCGGTGGCGGGGTGGTGCGGATGGTGCGTCTGCTTGGCTTGGAGAAAGCCTTGCCGTATCTGTTGGAGGGTAAGAGGGTCACCGCTCGGCAAGCCTTGCAGGTTGGGTTGATCGATGAGCTGGCAGGCGACCGTGACGAGTTGCTGGCCAAGGCTCGCGCCTGGATACTCGCCAATCCGAATGTGCTCCAGCCCTGGGATTTGAAGGGGTATCGGATTCCGGGGGGCACGCCATCCGACCCGGGCATGGCGCAGATGCTGGCGATTGCACCTTCGATTCTGCGCAACAAGACCCAGGGTTGCCTGCCGGCGCCGGAGAAAATCCTTTGTGCAGCGGTGGAGGGCGCACAGGTGAGCTTCGACGCTGCGCACTTGATCGAAACCCGCTATTTCACCGAACTGACCACCGGCCAGGTGGCAAAGAACCTGATCGGTACCTTCTGGTTCCAGCTCAACGAGATCAAGGCCGGACGCTCCCGTCCGCAAGGCTTTGCGCCGTTCTCGACAAAAAAAGTCGGCGTGCTGGGAGCCGGTATGATGGGCGCCGGTATTGCCGGTGTCTGCGCCCAGGCCAACATCGAGGTGGTCCTCAAGGACATCGACCTGACCGCGGCAGAGAAGGGCAAGGCTCGTCTGGCGGCTTTGCTCGACAGCAAGGTCGACCGCGGGCAGATCAGCGCGCAACAACACGAAGCCACGCTGGCGCGGATTCATGCCACTGACCGCGATGCCGACCTCGCCGGCTGCGACCTGATCATTGAAGCGGTGTTCGAAGATCGCGCCCTGAAGGCCAGGGTCTCGGCCGCCGCCCAGGCTCTGGCAGGGCACGACGCCGTGATTGCCTCCAACACTTCGACATTGCCTATCACCGGCCTGGCGACGGCGGTACCGGACCCGACGAAGTTCATCGGCCTGCACTTTTTCAGCCCGGTGGAAAAAATGCCCCTGGTGGAAATCATCAAGGGCGCCGGTACCAGTGATGAAACCCTGGCGCGCAGTTTCGATTTCGTCCTGCAGATACACAAGACGCCGATTGTGGTCAACGACAGTCGCGGCTTCTTCACATCACGGGTCTTCGGTACCTTCGCCCAGGAAGGCATCGCCATGCTCGGCGAGGGCGTGAGTGCGCCCATGATCGAGACCGAAGCACGCAAGGCCGGCATGCCGGTCGGCCCCTTGGCGGTTTCTGATGAAGTTTCCCTCAGCCTGATGAGTCATATTCGCGCCCAGACCCTTCAGGATCTGGAGGCGGAAGGGAAAGCCCCCATCGAGCATCCCGCGTTCGCGGTAATCGATTGGCTGCTCAATGAATGCAAGCGCCCAGGCAAGGCCGCTGGAGCGGGTTTCTACGAATACCCGGCCAGCGGGCCGAAGCACTTGTGGCCGGGACTCAAGATGCATTTCGAGGAGGCGGGCAGGCGGATTTCAGCGCAGGATATCCGTGACCGCTTGCTGTTCATCCAGGCCCTGGAGACGGTGCGTTGTGTGGAAGAGGGCGTGCTCAATTCGACGGCCGATGCCAACGTCGGCTCGATTTTTGGCATCGGCTTCGCGCCATGGACCGGCGGCGCGTTGCAGTTCATCAACCAGTACGGCCTGAAGGATTTCATTGCTCGCGCCCAGTATCTGTCCGAGCAATATGGCGAGCGTTTCGCTCCGCCGGCCCTGTTGCTGGAAAAGGCCGCGAAGCAGGAGCTGTTCTGA
- a CDS encoding amidotransferase, producing the protein MSLRICILETDILRPELADQYQGYGQMFQRLFSQQPIEAQFVVYNVMQGHYPSDDERFDAYLVTGSKADSFGTDPWIQTLKAFLLDRYKRGDKLLGVCFGHQLLALLLGGKTERATQGWGVGTHRYKLAAKAPWMSPVMEELTLLISHQDQVTQLPENATVIASSDFCPFAAYHIDDQVLCFQGHPEFIHDYSRALLDIRQEHLGEKVYSQGVASLEQEHHGTTVAEWMMRFVAHKPQG; encoded by the coding sequence ATGTCGCTACGCATCTGCATCTTGGAGACCGATATCCTGCGTCCGGAATTGGCCGATCAATATCAGGGCTACGGGCAGATGTTCCAGCGCCTGTTCTCGCAGCAGCCCATCGAGGCGCAATTCGTCGTCTACAACGTGATGCAAGGCCATTACCCCAGCGATGACGAGCGTTTCGATGCCTATCTCGTGACGGGCAGCAAGGCTGACTCCTTTGGCACCGATCCGTGGATTCAAACCCTCAAGGCCTTCCTGCTGGATCGCTACAAGCGGGGCGATAAATTGCTGGGCGTCTGTTTCGGGCATCAGTTGCTGGCGCTGTTGCTTGGCGGCAAGACCGAGCGCGCGACCCAGGGCTGGGGCGTAGGCACCCATCGCTACAAATTGGCAGCCAAGGCGCCATGGATGAGCCCGGTGATGGAAGAGCTGACCTTGCTGATCAGCCACCAGGACCAGGTCACCCAGCTTCCGGAAAACGCCACGGTCATTGCCTCCAGCGATTTCTGCCCGTTCGCCGCCTACCACATCGACGATCAGGTGTTGTGTTTCCAGGGCCATCCTGAATTCATCCACGACTATTCCCGGGCGTTGTTGGATATTCGCCAGGAACACCTGGGCGAAAAGGTCTACAGCCAGGGTGTGGCAAGCCTCGAACAGGAGCACCACGGCACGACCGTGGCGGAATGGATGATGCGTTTTGTCGCCCATAAGCCCCAGGGGTAA
- a CDS encoding magnesium and cobalt transport protein CorA, with translation MGRVVAAAVYSAGKKVTNITLDEGSTWAAKPDHFVWIGLEEPNNEELTNLQRQFNLHELAIEDAMEKHSRPKLETFGDALFIVTYSPVRKDGKLQFIETHIFAGNGYIITARNGHSASYAYVRQRCEARPLLLEHGEDFVLYAILDFVIENYQPVGEAIHAEIDELEQHVLCSALNERDIQKLHGLRRDVLRLRRYAAPMVEISEELQRLSFPFIDKNMRPYFRDVQIHVTRQMEDLTTLADIASQTIEVGVLLEASRQSVVQRKFAAWAAILAFPTAVAGIYGMNFENMPELTWHYGYFMVLGVIAVGCTGLWASFKRSGWL, from the coding sequence ATGGGTAGAGTCGTTGCCGCTGCGGTCTACAGCGCCGGTAAGAAAGTCACCAATATCACCCTCGATGAAGGCAGCACCTGGGCCGCCAAACCCGATCATTTCGTATGGATCGGCCTCGAGGAGCCCAATAACGAGGAACTGACCAACCTGCAGCGCCAGTTCAACCTGCATGAACTGGCGATCGAAGACGCCATGGAGAAGCACAGCCGCCCGAAGCTGGAGACCTTCGGCGATGCGCTGTTCATTGTGACGTATTCACCGGTACGCAAGGACGGCAAGCTGCAGTTCATCGAGACCCATATCTTCGCTGGCAATGGATACATCATCACCGCCCGTAACGGCCACTCGGCGTCCTACGCCTACGTGCGACAACGCTGCGAGGCCCGTCCCCTGCTGCTGGAGCATGGGGAAGACTTCGTTCTTTATGCCATCCTCGACTTCGTGATCGAGAACTACCAGCCAGTGGGCGAAGCCATTCATGCCGAGATCGATGAGCTGGAACAACATGTCCTGTGCAGCGCCCTGAACGAACGGGACATCCAGAAACTCCATGGCTTGCGACGGGACGTCTTACGGCTGCGTCGCTACGCGGCGCCGATGGTGGAAATCAGTGAAGAACTGCAGAGACTGAGCTTTCCTTTCATCGACAAGAACATGCGTCCTTACTTCCGCGATGTGCAGATCCATGTCACGCGGCAGATGGAAGACCTGACCACCCTGGCGGATATCGCCAGCCAGACCATCGAGGTCGGGGTATTGCTCGAAGCGTCGCGCCAGAGCGTGGTGCAGCGCAAATTCGCAGCGTGGGCCGCGATCCTCGCATTTCCCACGGCGGTGGCCGGTATCTACGGGATGAACTTCGAGAACATGCCAGAGCTGACCTGGCATTACGGCTACTTCATGGTGCTGGGAGTGATCGCGGTGGGGTGCACCGGGCTCTGGGCGAGCTTCAAGCGATCGGGGTGGTTGTAG
- a CDS encoding lysophospholipid acyltransferase family protein yields the protein MLFVLRMLLLGLHFILAGVLGLILGVCRPFNPDNSRLCARLYAWPAMWILGLRLKAGVDTLANKPRSCVIIANHQSNYDLFVFGSVVPRRTVCIGKKSLKWVPLFGQLFWLAGNVLIDRGNAIKARRAMLTTTHTLQHEDTSIWVFPEGTRNLGHELLPFKKGAFQMAIAAGVPIVPVCVSNYVNHMRLNRWRSGDILIRSLPAIPTAGLSMEDMPRLMNQCREQMHECIESMDRQIRKS from the coding sequence ATGTTGTTCGTACTGCGTATGTTGTTGCTGGGCCTGCACTTTATCCTCGCGGGTGTGCTCGGCCTGATCCTTGGCGTCTGCCGACCGTTCAATCCGGACAACAGCCGTTTATGCGCCCGGCTGTATGCCTGGCCCGCGATGTGGATCCTGGGCCTGCGGCTCAAGGCCGGGGTGGATACGCTGGCGAACAAGCCTCGGAGCTGCGTGATCATTGCCAATCATCAGTCCAACTATGACCTGTTCGTCTTCGGCAGCGTGGTGCCGCGGCGCACCGTGTGCATCGGCAAGAAGAGTCTGAAATGGGTGCCGTTGTTCGGGCAACTGTTCTGGCTGGCGGGTAACGTGCTGATCGACCGGGGCAACGCGATCAAGGCACGCCGGGCGATGCTGACCACCACCCACACGTTGCAGCATGAAGATACGTCCATCTGGGTATTCCCGGAGGGTACGCGCAATCTTGGCCATGAGTTGCTGCCATTCAAGAAAGGCGCCTTCCAGATGGCGATCGCCGCCGGGGTACCGATTGTCCCGGTGTGCGTCAGCAACTACGTCAACCACATGCGCCTCAATCGCTGGCGCAGCGGTGACATTCTCATACGCTCATTGCCAGCAATTCCTACAGCCGGGCTGAGCATGGAAGACATGCCCCGGCTCATGAACCAATGCCGTGAGCAGATGCATGAATGCATCGAGTCGATGGATCGACAGATCCGCAAATCCTGA
- a CDS encoding crotonase/enoyl-CoA hydratase family protein: MSDLIAYHLEDGIATLTLNNGKVNAISPDVITAFNVALDRAVADRAVVIITGQPGILSGGYDLKVMTAGPKEAVSLVTAGSTLARRLLSHPFPVIVACPGHAVAKGAFLLLSVDYRIGVDGPFSIGLNEVQIGMTMHHAGIELARDRLRKSAFHRSVINGEMFNPQTAVDAGFLDKVVSAEELQGAALEAARQLKKINMNAHKQTKLKVRKALLDTLDGAILLDQDFQV; this comes from the coding sequence ATGAGCGATCTGATTGCCTACCATCTCGAAGACGGTATCGCGACCCTGACCTTGAACAACGGCAAGGTCAACGCCATTTCGCCGGATGTGATTACCGCGTTCAACGTTGCGCTGGATCGGGCAGTGGCGGATCGGGCGGTGGTGATCATTACCGGCCAACCGGGCATTCTGTCGGGCGGCTACGACTTGAAGGTGATGACTGCCGGCCCCAAGGAAGCGGTGAGCCTGGTCACGGCGGGCTCGACCCTTGCCCGTCGCCTGTTGTCACACCCCTTCCCCGTCATCGTCGCGTGCCCGGGCCATGCAGTGGCCAAGGGCGCTTTCCTGCTGCTTTCGGTGGACTACCGCATCGGCGTGGACGGGCCTTTCAGCATCGGCCTGAACGAGGTGCAGATCGGCATGACCATGCACCACGCCGGAATCGAACTGGCCCGTGATCGCCTGCGCAAGTCTGCCTTCCATCGCTCGGTGATCAACGGCGAGATGTTCAATCCACAGACAGCGGTGGATGCCGGCTTCCTCGACAAGGTGGTATCGGCCGAAGAGCTGCAAGGGGCTGCGCTGGAAGCGGCACGTCAGTTGAAGAAAATCAACATGAACGCCCACAAGCAGACCAAGTTGAAAGTACGCAAGGCTCTGCTGGACACGTTGGACGGTGCCATTCTGCTGGACCAGGATTTCCAGGTTTGA
- a CDS encoding nuclear transport factor 2 family protein: MTLWTSSIVRLQFFLLCLILPGAVWASQAYGQDANAHRVHQSFVNWQQGKGSVFDLLAPNARWTVAGSSPVSGVYESKADLMDRAVRPITARLATPIFPTVQSIVAENDIVVVLWSGKATALDQQPYNNTYLWHMKFKDGKVIEVTALLDTYVLNDLLHRVKPAG; this comes from the coding sequence ATGACTCTATGGACAAGTTCGATCGTGCGTCTTCAGTTCTTTTTGCTGTGCCTGATACTGCCGGGAGCCGTTTGGGCTTCGCAAGCCTACGGCCAGGATGCCAACGCGCATCGGGTCCACCAGTCCTTCGTGAATTGGCAGCAGGGCAAAGGCAGTGTGTTCGATCTGCTGGCGCCCAATGCCAGATGGACAGTCGCCGGCTCCAGTCCCGTCTCCGGAGTGTACGAGAGCAAGGCAGATTTGATGGACCGGGCCGTACGCCCCATTACAGCCCGGCTGGCAACGCCTATTTTCCCTACGGTCCAGAGCATTGTTGCCGAAAATGACATCGTGGTCGTTCTCTGGAGCGGCAAGGCAACGGCGCTGGACCAGCAGCCCTATAACAATACTTACCTGTGGCACATGAAGTTCAAGGACGGGAAAGTGATCGAGGTAACCGCCTTACTCGACACTTATGTGCTGAACGACCTCCTGCACCGCGTGAAGCCAGCCGGTTGA